In the genome of Streptomyces sp. Tu 3180, the window GGGCGAACACCTCCTGGAAGACCTCGAGGAAGGCCACTTCCTCCTGCCGGGCGCACCAGTGCTCCACGCTGGTGCGCACCGCGGTGCCCGCCACCGCGGCCAGCAGCCGCGGGTACAGGTCGAGCGCCTCGCGCCGCTCCTCGTCGGTCCCGGACCCGGACGCCGGCCGGCCGCCGGAGCGGATGCGGGCGGCGATGGCCTCGGCCAGTCCGGTCTCGTCCGCCATGTGCGCGCCGAGACTGCGCACCAGCAGGTGCGGCGAGGCGTGCAGCACCCGGGCGTGCAGCCGCCACAGCTCGTGCTGCTGCTCGGCCTCGGCGAGCTCCGCCACCATGGCCTCGCGCAGGGCCTCCAGCGGGGAGAGCGCGGCCGGCGCATCGAGCACCGCCCGCCGTATCCGGGCGCCCGTGTCCGCGTCGATCACGACGAAGGCGTCGTCGCGTGTGTCGAAGTAGTTGAAGAAGGTCCGCACGGACACCCCGGCCGCCGCGCTGATCGCCTCGACGGTGACCTTCTCCACGCCGTGCTCGGCGGCCAGCCGCACCGCGGCCTCGGCGAGCGCGGCACGCGTCGCCCGCTTCTTCCGCTCCCGCAGTCCGCCCCCCGAGGCGCTCTTCTCCGACATGTTTTGCATGGTATGCAAAGATGCACGTCGTGCAAAATTAGCGGCGGATCCGGCGGCCCGGCGGTCTCCTCCCGGTGTCGCCGTCCGGAACGGCGGGACGGTCCGCGCCGCCGACCGGACCGCGGGCGCCCTGTCCGTGGTCGACCCGGGGACGGCACCGTCACGAAGCCCACGGCGCCCGTCGCGCCCGCCGCACGGATGCGGCGGGCGCGACGGGCGCCGGGTGCGGCACGCGGCTGCCCGCTACTCCTTCTCCGCCGCCTCGCGCGTCGTGAAGGGCAGCACGAGCCGGGAGCGGTGCGCGGCATCGCGGTAGGTCGTGTGGGTGACGGGACGGCCCACCGGCAGGTGGAAGGCGTCCGGCGGCAGCAGGGCGTTGTGCTCGTCGGCGAGCGGTTCGCCGTCGGAGGGCTCCACGACCAGCCTGTGGCCCGGCAGGAACGTCGCCGCGGAGGGGCAGACGCGCAGCACGTACTCCTCGATCCGCCCCGGCTCGACCGGCACCGCGCGGATGGGCGGGTGGTGGGGGTCGCCCCCGGTGGTGCGCTCCTCGTCGAGCGCGCGGTGCGAGGCCTTGAGGTAGGCGGTGGTGACGAGCCGGCGCCTGCCGTCCGGAGCCTCGTCCCACAGGCGCAGGATGAAATTGGTGTCGGGCTGGTCGATCTCGGCGAAGAGGTGCGCCGCGCCCTGACCGATCATCTCGGTGGGCTCGGTGAACGGGGCGGTGCTCCAGCTGAGGATCTCCACCTTGTCGGTCACCGTCAGCGGCGCCCGGTAGAAGCCGTCGGGGGCGGCGTGTTCGGCGCCCATCGGCTCGGGCTCGAAGGAGAGGCCCCGGCGCGGGCGGAAGTGGAGCGACCTGTACTCGACGTCCTTCGGCGGCCACTGCGCGCCGGTGACGGTCTCGCGCGAGCCCTCGACGTGGACGGTGACGGCGGGCTCGTCCATGACCCCGTTGTCGATGCCCTTGATCCAGTAGTCGTACCAGCGGAACATCTTGTCGTGCTCCTCGACGAAGGGGCGCGACTGCATCGGCGGGTAGGGGCCGATGTCGAGCTTCTTCGAGCCCTTCAGCGCCTTGTACGGCTCGATGGTGCCGTCCATCGTCCAGCCGCGGCCCTGGTCGATCTGGAGCCAGACCGGGATGTCGATGTTCGGCGCGAGCGTGATCGGGTTGCGCTCCTCGTACCACTCGCCGTCGACCTCGTTCATCACGATGTCGAACCGGGCCTCGTGGTTCTTCGGGTGGTTGAGCACATGGACCAGGTTGGGCCAGGCGGCCACGTCCGGGTCCCGCAGGCGCTCGGCGACGCGCCTCTCGATCTCCCCGGGCGAGCAGGTCTCCAGCATGCGGGACTTGACGCCGTCGGTGAAGGCCCAGCCGGAGTCGCCGCCGCGTCCCTCACGGGCGGCACGCGGCATGAACCACATGACGCCGCCGTGGTAGGTGGTCTCGTAGAAGTCGTAGTGGCCGCCGCTGACGAAGATCGCCTTGAGGCTCGGCGGCCGCTCGGCCGCCGCCAGCACCTGCATCGAGCCGAAGCAGGAGATGCCGATCATGCCGACGTTGCCGTCGCACCACGGCTGCGCCGCGACCCACTCGATGAAGTCGTACGCGTCCTGGCCGAGAGGGACGCCGCCGGCGTTGTAGTTGCCGATGTGCTCGCCCCCGGAGGCGCCCGAGCCGCGCAGGTCGCCGATGACGTGGACGTAGCCCTCCTC includes:
- a CDS encoding TetR family transcriptional regulator, with amino-acid sequence MQNMSEKSASGGGLRERKKRATRAALAEAAVRLAAEHGVEKVTVEAISAAAGVSVRTFFNYFDTRDDAFVVIDADTGARIRRAVLDAPAALSPLEALREAMVAELAEAEQQHELWRLHARVLHASPHLLVRSLGAHMADETGLAEAIAARIRSGGRPASGSGTDEERREALDLYPRLLAAVAGTAVRTSVEHWCARQEEVAFLEVFQEVFALLAAGLPAPSA
- a CDS encoding CocE/NonD family hydrolase; this encodes MALSPYGKEPQALALTTPPQRRPSPMRDGCIEAGDIARVVEEGYVHVIGDLRGSGASGGEHIGNYNAGGVPLGQDAYDFIEWVAAQPWCDGNVGMIGISCFGSMQVLAAAERPPSLKAIFVSGGHYDFYETTYHGGVMWFMPRAAREGRGGDSGWAFTDGVKSRMLETCSPGEIERRVAERLRDPDVAAWPNLVHVLNHPKNHEARFDIVMNEVDGEWYEERNPITLAPNIDIPVWLQIDQGRGWTMDGTIEPYKALKGSKKLDIGPYPPMQSRPFVEEHDKMFRWYDYWIKGIDNGVMDEPAVTVHVEGSRETVTGAQWPPKDVEYRSLHFRPRRGLSFEPEPMGAEHAAPDGFYRAPLTVTDKVEILSWSTAPFTEPTEMIGQGAAHLFAEIDQPDTNFILRLWDEAPDGRRRLVTTAYLKASHRALDEERTTGGDPHHPPIRAVPVEPGRIEEYVLRVCPSAATFLPGHRLVVEPSDGEPLADEHNALLPPDAFHLPVGRPVTHTTYRDAAHRSRLVLPFTTREAAEKE